In one window of Candidatus Cloacimonadaceae bacterium DNA:
- the gatE gene encoding Glu-tRNA(Gln) amidotransferase subunit GatE, which translates to MENPYQQNWQASRERVGWSPLNETAAETYRRIGFKCGLEVHQQLLTARKLFCRCPAGIYHDFDNFDAEIVRHMRPTLSELGEYDGTALMEFKTRKKIVYRIKNDSACTYEVDDTPPFPMNREALSHAMQIALLLKIKIVGELHLTRKQYLDGSIPTGFQRTTILGIEGEFPISNKTIRVIQFSIEEDSCREVSDLRHTRVYYGDRLGMPLVETVTYPDMLTPYEAAEAAQHIRFICRSSGKVRTGIGAAREDVNVSVTGGTRVEIKGVAHIRWIPKLTHNEAFRQVALLSMMSDLKAKKIENWKLTSQILKLEDFKHVPIPETALAEGWKLIGINLPQFKNLLSFFTSPGRCFADEISDRLKVIACLEKPNMLHSEELLPNLPQSAWDVLKKLLGGGEDDAQIIFWAPDEDIKTAIETIEERCNLAFKGVPNETRKSLPDGTTLFERVLPGADRMYPDTDSAPIPIGDEMIESARANLPTGLQDRLNQLKQWDVPRDAYTYILRNNLMPVIEKLASEHLLPERFLALLYAHHLKSLQGYRDLPFDHGRINDLLRFAKNRNLALDILPAMLKVLFENPNMQFSSILEVLGFRETPREEIFAQIPVLISMFSRIKRVRYLEMEDRAMLKWIMGRLRKPALGNIPLVELSQYVKHLREENHA; encoded by the coding sequence ATGGAAAATCCTTATCAACAAAATTGGCAAGCCAGTCGGGAACGGGTCGGTTGGAGTCCTTTGAATGAAACCGCCGCCGAAACCTATCGAAGGATCGGTTTCAAATGCGGCTTGGAAGTGCATCAACAACTCTTGACCGCACGCAAGCTATTTTGCCGCTGCCCTGCCGGTATCTATCACGATTTTGACAATTTTGACGCCGAGATCGTCCGCCACATGCGTCCCACACTTTCCGAACTTGGCGAATACGATGGCACCGCGTTAATGGAATTCAAAACGCGCAAAAAGATCGTCTATCGCATCAAGAACGACAGTGCCTGCACCTATGAAGTGGACGACACGCCTCCCTTTCCCATGAACCGGGAAGCTCTCTCACACGCGATGCAGATCGCGCTGCTGTTAAAAATCAAGATCGTGGGCGAGCTGCATCTCACACGCAAACAATACCTGGACGGAAGCATACCCACAGGGTTTCAACGCACCACGATTCTCGGCATCGAAGGCGAATTTCCCATATCCAACAAGACCATCCGCGTGATCCAATTTAGCATTGAGGAAGACAGTTGCCGCGAGGTTTCTGATCTTCGTCACACGCGTGTCTATTATGGAGACCGGCTGGGCATGCCCTTGGTCGAAACGGTCACTTATCCAGATATGCTGACTCCTTATGAAGCGGCGGAAGCGGCGCAACACATCAGATTCATCTGTCGCAGCTCCGGAAAAGTCAGAACCGGCATCGGAGCCGCCCGCGAAGATGTAAACGTTTCCGTGACCGGCGGGACGAGAGTGGAGATCAAAGGCGTGGCGCATATCCGTTGGATCCCCAAACTCACTCACAACGAGGCTTTCCGCCAAGTGGCACTTTTGTCTATGATGTCCGATCTCAAAGCTAAAAAGATCGAAAACTGGAAACTTACAAGCCAAATCCTCAAGCTCGAGGATTTCAAACACGTTCCGATCCCTGAAACCGCTTTGGCAGAGGGCTGGAAACTGATCGGAATCAATCTTCCCCAATTCAAAAATCTGCTCTCCTTTTTCACTTCCCCGGGAAGATGCTTTGCAGATGAGATTTCCGATCGTCTCAAGGTCATCGCCTGTCTCGAAAAGCCGAACATGCTGCACAGTGAAGAGCTTCTCCCAAATTTGCCTCAAAGCGCTTGGGATGTATTAAAGAAACTCCTCGGCGGGGGAGAGGACGACGCGCAAATCATCTTTTGGGCACCGGATGAAGATATCAAAACCGCGATCGAGACCATCGAAGAACGCTGCAATCTGGCGTTTAAGGGGGTTCCGAACGAGACCCGCAAGTCCCTGCCAGATGGTACAACTCTGTTTGAGCGGGTCCTTCCCGGAGCGGACAGAATGTATCCGGATACAGATTCCGCGCCAATCCCCATTGGAGACGAGATGATCGAAAGCGCGAGAGCTAATCTTCCCACCGGACTTCAGGACAGATTGAATCAACTGAAACAGTGGGATGTCCCCCGCGACGCCTATACATATATTTTAAGGAACAACCTGATGCCTGTGATCGAAAAGCTGGCAAGCGAACATTTGCTGCCCGAACGTTTCCTCGCGTTGCTCTATGCGCACCATCTCAAAAGCTTGCAGGGGTATCGGGATCTGCCCTTTGATCATGGCAGGATCAACGATCTTCTGCGTTTTGCAAAGAATCGGAATCTGGCTTTGGACATACTGCCCGCCATGCTGAAAGTTCTCTTTGAAAACCCGAATATGCAGTTTTCCTCCATCCTCGAAGTACTCGGATTTCGCGAAACTCCGCGCGAAGAGATATTTGCACAGATACCCGTTCTCATCTCGATGTTTTCCAGGATTAAAAGAGTGAGATATCTCGAAATGGAGGATAGAGCGATGCTCAAATGGATCATGGGACGCCTGCGCAAACCGGCTTTGGGAAACATCCCACTCGTGGAACTGAGCCAATATGTGAAGCACCTGCGGGAGGAAAACCATGCTTGA